From the Solea solea chromosome 7, fSolSol10.1, whole genome shotgun sequence genome, the window gcagcatgcgcatttcaccgcaaatgttaccaccccaccagaaagtttacttggagagctccttcttagctccaccttagctccaccttagctccaccttagctccaccttagctccaccttgtccctataaaatgcgagagtgcaggcgagggaggaagagcggtattatgtcaacgtggagggacaagtgtgctgttggtggctgcacagtggagcacagtgttttacacaaacttccagcctcagaggattttatatatgaagctaatgtgccggataaagtcagcaaacgtgtgtttgtgtgttcgcaccacttcgcatcagactgtggccagcggtcgccgtatttagtcagcgaccgtatttcaccgacgtacaaacacacacattgttaagaaaaggtcaaatagagctcataactaaccattctgacacgtcctaattaaaaatatttgttcagtacgtcctccatgaccggagcacagactcagtctgatacagtcacatacagcagcagtgtgatgcttaaatattgagattttggacatttccctggtaattgtcggagatgaacccacgtttttaggagtgttaagtctttttttaactgatttacagttggacagtgttcggctcgatccttgtgtagaacgtctcttcctgtgacgccactctcgctgttttccgcgcacgctgctatgttgatattgtcagagaactagtggagggagggggagaggaatggagcggagggaacaggagctgagcgagtgagtgcagtaaaaaggacacagacatgttcattaggacaccagggaactattttaacttggagaaatagggtataaaatgtcccctttaatctgtcgattatttgcTCAATCAATGCAATCAATTAAGAAGCTGATTTAAATTTAGtttcccccttctctctctgaaaacaacatctttattttatgtggAAGTCAATTGTTTCTTGCTTTGAACATTATCTGtgctgttttaaactgaatcagatCTGGAAATGTTAGAGCTTGCATTTTACATCTTACATGTTTCCCCACACCTCTACACAGTAACTACCAGTAATGAACAATATCATGTATAAAGTGCTTTTTGATTGAGAATATGCCGTGTTTTCCCCAGGACGGCAatgctctgtgctctgtgcCAACTTCCctcaaacactcacatttaatgtgtgtgtgttcaacagattctgtggtctgtggtctgtggtcaCACCAaggaatttaattgaatttactCTTTCTATGTTTAAATTATCAAtacttagttttagttttataattttgtttaaatttaaggACAATTTATTCATGTCAAACCACTTTTTTAACGTATTTATTTCCTCTGTGACCACGTCCAAAAACCTCTGGAAAAACAATTCCACACCGGAACAGAAAATATTGGTGTCATCTGCAACTAACACTCATTTTAATTTATCTAATACTCTGCAAATGTCATTCATATgcataataaacatttttggtCCTAAAACTGACGCTTCAGGTAACCCACATGTTATATTGATTAATCTAGATTTGtattgacttgagtgtttttcaaGCATCATTTTCCAAACGTCTTCACGTTTGTCAGCAAAATGAACTTTGTCGGTTCAATAAAGGTTCGAGTTAATAAACAGATTAGAGATTTTAGATTTGATTGCATTTTCAAAGTGGCTTTGTAGTTACAGGaattgtttgtgtctctgcagcaaaGTGCCATCCCTAATTCAGAAACTGGCCCCTAAAGGTTCTCTAGAGGTTCACGAGAAGGCCTGGAACGCATATCCTTACTGTCGGACTGGTGAGTCActatacagacacacattttggttGTTAATAGTAAATAATTCACCACTGCGTGTATGTTAGAGCAACTCATCCTCTGTCAGTCTCATTGTCCAGTAAAGACGTGCTGTTACTCAGGACTCTGTCAACAAGAGTCTGTGTATTATCTGAAACCTTGTCTCTCCTTTTTCTGAtccatcctcttcctctccacatCACCATCcatcttttcctcctctgctgcagtaATTACAGTAagtaaagaaaaatgtattttacttaATTACCTATTAATTACTTTATTAAGTACTTTGTGTATGTTAGAAGTATTACACATACTGTAACCACTCTTTTAACTTGGAGAAGCACTCTTGCTCCAAGTTTCCTTTGGTCTatgtttatttctgtatgtataggtaaaataatgtgtatatacaaacgttttttcttcttttcactaATGTTTCCATGTTCATGCAGCAATTACGTTGCACACTGTGATGTATAAGAATGTAAGTGTAAATAGCTGAATTTTATAATGTGAAAAGTTCAAAATGATTGAGGTAAAAGACATGAATGGACTGTATGTGTCCTATTCACAGAACGCCTATTTGGGAAACAAATTCAGCATGACGATCGAGACATGGCACAAGGCTGAtatgggggaggaggagaatgtgAGTAAAACTACTCACTTACACTTACACTGAGAGTCTGTGTACTGACGCAGGTGTCAGTACACAGGAGGAGCGGAGTGAAAgagtacattattattattaacattaaaataagattttaaccatgaaaaaaatgttaatcagcATTAATATTGTTATGAAGGCTACAAACCATTTTGGGTTGACGACATCAGTTTCACCATCATTTCTATTTATCAATAACATGCGTACACCCAGAATGTTCACTACAACCAtgattctcaaactgtggcacgtgtaccaccagtggtacgtgagcttcctctggtggtacttggaggaaataCTGTTCAGCTGTATAAACCAGGGTCAGTGCTCGGAGTGCAGCActgaaaattcaaataaattaaatatggaCTGACATGCATGAACAGCTGTGTTTTAATCTAAAAGGCAAAAAGGAAACGAGTGTACGGAATTTACAGCATGGTTTAAGTCACCTGTAACACTTACACGTTACAGTGTCACGAGATGAAGGCGACACATCACCCCGGTGACGGGAGTGAAGAACCTCAGAAACAATGTCACCCTGCTGCATTTGAGTAGCTCTCACCTGCAGAATCAGACCATAGCAATATCTACGAGGAATAACCTTGTAGAGAGTGACAGACTGCATGTGCCATCAGACAGCATTAATGTTTAGCATTAATTAACAGTTAAACTGCACATGGCTCAGTAAATCACTCCATTCGGATCAGGGGCCGGgggtgtgtttattttatatcgCATAGATAATATTGGATAGACGGGAAAGATTGAGATTCTGTAAAGCCATCATTGActttcaaaaatatgttttaatacatacaaatatattaAATCTGGTGTGGCCATTTCAAGCATTGTTGGATTACAGCATCACAAAACAAGCCATGAAATCTTTGAAGGACTGATGTTGGACCTTTTAACTTGAAATACTTGAAGAACTTGTGCAGAATTGTCCGGTTTCCCAGATGCTGAAGCCTCATAACTGAAGTGATCATGGACTTGTTGACTTGAGCATCATATTTTCATACAGAGCACCTGACCCTTGCTTTTGTTGTTGCCTCTCTGCAGGTACACGGACTAGACCAAACAACATGGGATTCAGTTGTGATTGCCAATATTGACATCGGAGAAACTCCACAGGTAAGATTTAAAAGAGTGCAGCACATGTcgtcttttattttcattagcaATTATTTATTGGAATTGCTTAACCACAATTGGCATGGAACAACCACCGGGCCCAGGGGCTCAGGGGGCCCTAAGCGTACGCCTCTGCACTACCATCCATTAGTTAATGGTAGGCCTTAATTGGGAGAATGTGACTTTTCCAGTCTGTGCCCAGGGGCCCACTGGCTCATAATCATTCTGGTTGTTTTCATTTCTTAGGGCCTGAAAACAGAGTTTAATCCAGCCAACTTCACGTCAGAGAAAACGAAGCGAGGACCTTTGACACCAGGCTGGAAGGTACTGCAGCTCTTATCTACTGCTCCTCACTGTGGCTCACTCAacgaaattaaaaagaaattaaactgATGCATTTAAATCCCTGAAgactgtgttttaaacacatttgattCATCTGTGCCTTCGCAGGAAAAACTCGCCCAAGACACTGAATGTCCACACATGTGCGCTTACAAGCTCGTCACTCTTGAGGCCAGGGCACCTATGATACAGAAGACGGTCGAAAATATGATTATGAAGGTGATATTTACAGATATTAGAAAATGAAGGTTCGATACCTGTTGCTTTCTAAGGGTCAATATGCAGTATGCTCTCAAAATGTTCTTCAAAGCAGCTTtctgttttcactcattcattctgtTTAGGCGGAGAGGAATTTGTTTGACAAATTCCACAAACAGCTGTTCTGCACGATCGACGACTGGGTCAATCTGACGATGGAAGACATACGACAAAAAGAGGAGAACACAAAAAAGGAGCTGGATGAGGTGACTGAGCACACACTGTACTCTGAACTCTTCACCACTCATTGACAAGTAGTGTTGGGTTGGTGAAAActggtatttatttttttaatgatatgaaTTTATCATATAATGCAAGACCGATGTCACAGGTAAACCCTTTTCACTCAAAAAGGTCTCATAGAAATTAGAGTTCATGTTAGAGAAGATCACAGTGGTGTATCACTGAATGTGGAACATGGAATAAATGACTGGAACATGTGGCTAATTCTCTCTGACATGTTTGTCCATGTCATAGATGAGGGGAAAGGATGAGGTCAGAGGCATGACAGTAGACGGCTGAAGAGCAGACCCTGTGAGTATTTACCTGTTGTTTAAATGAAATGGAACATTAAGACTTTTgaacagaatgaatgaatcttttctctcccttctgTGTAAAAAGGTGGATTCCTGTTCCTTCCGAAGGCTCGGTCTCGTCACCTTTGACCCTGGACTTAGAAGAACCTCATAaacgtgataaaaaaaaaaatctcttaataaatgtttcaattaaTGAGAGGTCATTGttaattctttatttatattgataTACTATATGTGTGCAGTCACCATTAAGGATGAAATGATCTTGTTGATGGTTATTCAGTTCATTTAATGTATAAAACATTGGGGAACAGGCTTGGGTCACCTTTTAAATGATGTCTTTGACTAACTGTACTATTATCTGTTTAAAtggcatttatttgtttgttttcttttacttcattgtgttgttttcagctcTCCGAGCACTAAAGCTCCAGTGTAAAGATTTTAAATGTCTTAAGGGCttgaaattgacaaaaaaaagttcactCTATTTTATTAAAGTGGAAAGTCACTGTAAAATGGTGGCTGGAGAACAAACCTTTTTTGCTCAGGTTGCTTTAATGTCATACAAAGATACcaactgtctttttgttttttatcatttctgCTTTATGTCAAATCTTTGACTGTTGGTTATATTAGGTACAAGAAAACTGAACTGATCGTATTTCACCATATTTACCGCAGCGGAGGAGGTCTGTCCTGAGAATTGGTGACATCCAATAATGAGACAATAGCAGATTGCAACCAAGTGGCAACCAGTCGTGACATCACCCATCGGAATCTGAACTCCCATTGAAATCTTTGAGATTTTGGCAGCACCTTGtcgttttttaatattttgctaAAGGAAATTTttacctgcaaccaggctccagCTGACGATCACATAGTTGACCACTAGGGCTGTCATTTTTTATCCAAAATACACATATCAGTTCAAACTGGGGTGGGAAAGTTTGAACTTTATCTGTAAAACCACATTggagttcaaaatatacagctcATAAGAGACTGGTGTCTAAAGTCATTGCCAAGACAGGGCCAGCAAAATAAGCCGCTGCTTAGTGCCCTACTACCACTAGGGGGCGCCCCTACGCTCAAAGGTCACAGaggtataaaataataatattattaatgaataatacatcttttttgaattttaaaaagtaattttctgtgCAGTtggtgagtgaatggctgagatGTGGAGGGCCAGCCCTGTACCAAGTTGTCCAGTAGAGTGCACTGTTAGTTTGGCCTGTTTCCGTGCTTGTTGTGACCATCGTCAGTAGAAGACAACAGTAATGATGTTTTGCAGTGACAATGAAGCAAAAATGTCCTCCTGAGCAGACGCTAATGTATTTCAATAACGTCACATAATGTTCGTGTGCATGGCTTATGGAAAAAGTAACAGCCCTAGTGTCTATtatatctattttcctcttcacaggaacatcatttacaaagtcaacatcatgttctattgaaggaAACCTGAAACTAGCACGAGACCATTAATCAACGTAAAAATGAGAAGTAggttcatttctttcattttatggTCATAGCTGCAccactggtgtttgttttggtaGAAGATGCTTCATGCTGTCATATTTTAAATagattaaaaatgcattataGAGGGTCAGAAAAGTGTTCAGGAGATGTCATCAGAAACAGGAGAAGAAATAATGTGCTCACTGTTGTGTCCCACATTGTACGGCTTCAGTCAAATTGAATGAGGTTCTTAGCCAGGACGGCCCAAGCCTTtttggggccctaagctgaatttgatttgggggtccccctcccaccacctcggTTTAGCAGGTGCTTTACTAATATTATTAAGATACAAATATAACactttaaattgcattaataatacttgttttgttttaacattAGAGGGCAGTACAATCACAAAAGTGTCCTAGTATTCATTTGCACTTTAAAATCGCACtctgtggtgatactgaacttgaagtaaacaagtaaaccagttaATGACTTTGGGTTTTAGAACAGAGAAAGCAAATCtccaactacaaaataaaaccaaataccTATTGATTATTCAACAAGCATTAACTGTTGAAGACAACTTATCAAGGCTGCTGTACCGACATTGAGTAGGAtggtttgtttacttgtttaacaAAGGAAATGTGATTATGTTTACACCTAACTTTCatcataaataaaactatacgtgtgtgtgtgtattaccagagtgtttatttacaataaTCACTTGAAATGAACAGGAGACAGCTGAGAATGTTTGTGTTGCACATCCTGCCCACAGTATAATTGTATTTGGCCTGAAAGATAATTGACACATTAGGGAATTTCCTATTTTCAATTTTGCGAGGAGCAAAGGGGTTGTACTCATTGTTCAGTGTCTTAATTATCTGTAGgtgtgttttgggtgtaacGTCAGTAAACCAGTCAGAGCTTGTCATTCCCTTAAAAAGCCAGGTGCACTTGTGCCTGGCGGATTGCTCTTTAAATAGCAAGAAACTTGGTTTCATGATTGATGACCAGCTGACCTTTACAGATCATGTTGCCTCTGTCACCTGGTCATGTCGCTTTGCACCATTCAATATAAGAGAGATCAGGCTGTAACTAACCCAACAGGCTACACAGCTCCTAGTACAGGCTTTGGTCATATGCCTCGACTACTGCAACGCTCTGCTAACAGGCCTCCCCGACCTGTGCTGTCAAACCACTGTAGATGGCAGCAcgcctggtcttcaatcagcctaaaagggcacttgtgaatttctctgtgagatgaataaagtatctatctatctatctatctatctatcatgtcacccctctgttcattgagctccactggctacccttagccgcccgcatcaaattcaaatcactgctgctagcctacaaagtgcttcatgggtcttCTCCCACcaacttaaatgctctcctaaaggcttacgttacccctcgactactccgttcattaaaggattgtcgtctggcggtgCTAACACctcgcacaagacaatccagactcttttcatgtgtcgttcccCGCTGGTGGAATGATCTACCGAGCACTGGCAGAACAGGGGGAGGGCCCCGGTCTGTCTagaagaagctcttgaagacacagctcttccaagagcatcttctttCCTAGCTCTTACCTTACCACCTCCCCTGCACGATCTCCTTCTGTACGTGgatcaggggtcgcgttaaccgaatattttccgtcattgaccgtttttttaaaacggtgacggaaaaatctgagagccatccgtcattttgacagattgcaattcacacccctgacCACTTGGTGGTGAAGAGCATGTTACAGTAAGttgaaagtagaaaagaagaaaaatgtcacggcagttgagtgtcagaagtttctttaaaaagcccaaaaactatgttgataaaagaggtgaaaaaagagggatagatgcagatgcagatgaaggacaaactcaggccttggcctcagcggagcgaggaagcggcagtaaggaggtaaggcgagttcagtgggagcgggtgttctcctggctgaggagggcggatagaaaaatgttgtgcgacagaataaagattcccatcggagaatctgagcatcatttctgacctggacaccgtactcaatgcatctcgctatccttgtagtgctgacagcgtgttaaagagctatggacaggaggctttggagcgcgtctgtgaccggtgcagctgatccactggtgcagaaggagcgcatgttgcgggatttcctaccacgcgcaactacgcgcaagcaggcacgcgatttaagtccatgtggaccaggaggaaggtgtgagactgtgcgtttaggccacaggtgaactgttcatattccactgcaatatgaacaatgcaactgaatatgtcattattatcatttaaagtgaccagtaaaaattgattatgacgggatttttatgaccctgtcagtcaaaatgacagacaacgaaaaagtctagcgcaacctctgacgtggatccacttctgcactctcaccctctgtcagtccactgttcctatgtAGTGGATTCCTTTCCCTCTtatgtaagtcgctttggataaaagcgtctgctaaatgctaaaGGGACaatgatcacattgtcactttagatgacatcaccatggcttccagttccactgtgaggaaccttggagttacttttgaccaggaaatgtcatttgattcacacataaaactcatttccagaacagccttcttccacctgcggaacattatgaacattagaaacattctgtccttacaggatgctgaaaaactagttcatgcttttgttacatctagattagattactgtaactccttattatcaggatgttccaacaagtctgttagaacccttcagttcattcaaaatgctgcagcacgagttctgacaggaactagaaagagagaccatataactccagtgttagcttctctacatttaaaatcctcctcctcacgtacaaagcacttaatggtcaggccccttcatacctgaaagacatagtcttaccttatcaccctaatagaccacttaggtcacaaaatacaggtttacttgtggttcccagagtctgtaagagcagaatgggaggcagagccttcagttaccaggctcctcctctcctgaggaaccagctcccaatgacagttatggaggcggagcctctctctgtgtttaaagttagacttaaaactttcctttttgataaagcttatagttagagctggtgcagcgaaacctggaccatctcttagttctgctgctatagacctagactgctgggggattttcctgtggtgcacgcacattcactctctcacactcagggtatgaatatgactttttatgtcttATGTTtgtatgtcattaaccttgtctctttctctccctagtattatccttccttccttccttccctctctctctctctgtattctcatcttgcaggttgcaggatccagatccagttttcgaggctatccatatcatacatatcataaccattattattgtgctataattaaaagtcaatatcattgactgtataaacttgtaacttgatacagttgttgtgtatctgctcctggtctctctctctcttctgtctctacctcatctccctcttgtcctttctctcccccctttctatcccccacctctccgctgtcccccattttcctttcaccccgaccggtcgaggcagatgactgcacatctctgagcctggttctgtcagagatttcttcttctgttaagagggagttttttctctccactgatgcctagtgtttgtcattgtgtgaactgttgtgtttctctgctctccttgatgttgtccatgtacagagccttgagataatgtatgttttgatttggcgttatacaaataaaattgaattgaattaaattgaattgaataatgTGATTGGTAGTCAAGCTACTACTGCATGTAAAACATTTTAGTCGGACCAGAGTGTGATTCCGTCTGTCCTGGCCCAGGACTCCTGGGTGATCAAGTCTCAGGTGGACTGCAACACAGATATTGCTTTGTGACTTTGATTACATCAATTATCATCAAAGCAATGTGGTGACAGGACGTGATGTCAGAGTTTCCAGAACTCTATTTTTTAACAACAGGGGAGGAGATGGAATATTttaccatttaaaaatgtaacagaAGAAAAGATCAGCTTTTTATACACGATAGAGGAATAAAAGAAGGAAGGATGACAGTTACTAACGCCGAAGGCATGAATGCACCATTAACTACCGTTGAACACCTCTACCAACAAACCCACCTCCACAGCACTCAGAGCTGCGTCCTAGAGTAGTGAGTTGGTGCACCATGAGTccgttttcatttttctcttgtAACCAGTCAGCCCTCAAAAGTGCTCTCCAGTtaggcatcacacacacagtgggcaGCTTGAGCCAAAAACCCGAGAGAGATGTTCTGCTGCAAGATTTTGAAGTTGTGGAAACCATATTGTTCCCCACGTAAGGATAAGATTTGATAATAATGTAAGGATATATGTGTGTGCTGGTGTATtcctcttctttcagcttctccctgtaggggtcaccacagcagatcatctgcctccatcttgtcttaTTCCTTGTGTCCTCTTATGTTTccccaactgtcctcatgtcctccttcacaacatccgtgaaccttctctgtggtcctcctcttttcctccttcctGGCAGTTACATTTTCAACATCTTAAATAATCACATCATCTCAATCTTCTCTCTGACTCTATCTCCACATCATGACTCGTGACTCTTGGTGACTCTTGGTGACTCTTGTGTTTTACCTGCAGCCGGGGCAGCAACATGACACCAGCGCACGACTATGGAGACTTCAAGTTTAAGACATATGCCCCAACAGCCTTTCGTTACTTCAGGGACTTGTTTGGAATCCGACTTGATGACTACATGGTAATCTATTTCTTCTTCATGGATGTCTTTACCTCTTCAGGATTTAATCATCCATTAGACTGTTGAttctatatttgtttgtttgtttatttgtttgtttatttatttatttatttgagggAAGGGTTATGAATTGTTAGAAGGATGAAGCAACTGTGACTGGGGAAATGATGAGataattgaaaaacacagtaGATACAGTTGATTTGATTCTTCTTTCTTGATATCTAGTTTCGTTTTCACGTCTCTAACCACTGTGTTCTGCTCTTGTAGTATTCTCTGTGTAATGAGCCACTGATAGAGCTGCCAAACTCTGGTGCCAGTGGCTCACTGTTTTACCGCACAAGTGACGATGACTACATCATTAAGACAGTTCAACACAAAGAGGCTGAATTTCTGCAGAAATTGCTTCCAGGTTACTATATGGTAAGTTCTTATTCAGCAAATGAATGATCATCACCTTGTTTATCCTTCAAAtgcaattaaaaagaaaaagtcaatgCCTGAAATGATCAATTATGGTCATGCAAAAAATGTGCCTGCTTATTGGTACAAGTCCATTGATCTGTACATGGGTTATTGTGGCAATGAAGAAGATCAGACAGGAGACACTTGAGGAAGTGCAAGAATGTGTATATCCGGGTTCAGTGATTAACACTAAAGGCTGCTGCAACAACAAACAGGAAGCGGGTCTTCCTTCTTTGGAACAACAGGTGATGAGTGACTCGTAatgaacaaagggattttatttggttacaagtcaagCATCATATCAAGCGCTGCAGTTAGCTTGAGAGAGTGTGTTCCAGCCGAATCTCCAAACAACTCTGCCCTCAGAAGAACAGGACCATACTCTTAAAGGTTATCTGACATCATCCTATACATCACAGTTGCCCATTTTAGTATTCTATCTTCAGTATAGAAGCCACCCGGTGATAGATTAAGGACACCAAAAAtggtcctctctgtctcccgtCCTCTAGGGGCCACGTCAGTGAAAAGCAAGTTAGTTGTCAAACTATCCTACACATTCTTGTAATCCTAAATATTCAATGGACAATAAGAGATTTGACGTCTGTGCTGGTTAGCCTATTGCTATTACATTTGTTtctacatatatacatgcatatatatatttatatatactgtatatatgtatatgttgaaAATTTTATTTGCCTCACTGACTGTGAACAAAATACAAttctaaatattattatattattgctgctgttaaacacatttacagtctCCTCGAGTGAGGACAATTcctttattgttgctgtttgggtttgacatcaaaagatgaatataaGCCACACTTTTAGGTGCAGGAAAAGAATTAGATTGGCAAATATTTTTGCTGTGCGTCGTGTTGGTTCTGTGGATGTTTTatcaaatgacttgttttgaAGGAGCTACTTCTCTCCTCTTGACAGTCTAGCAGAGCACAGGTTATAGTCTGAAAGTCTCCTTTTCATTGCTGCTGACATTGTGAAACATCCGCTTATTGGTGCACCTGCTCCGTTCACATGAAGATATGTAACAGGGTATCGGGGAGACAAAGTATCGGAGTAGTTTTACGAATActaatacacacatacaaatacagtaCACGAGGGCAGCATCAAACCCAATACTCAATAGTGTATCAGTGCATCCCTTAATAatgtattgtctttttttatgtcaaacaGTTATTCCAAATGTCTTAGGTTTGAAGATTTAATGGTTTTTGGTGTTACACATGAAGGGAAACCAATATCAGGTATAAAATAGCAGGACTGTTGGCAAAAAGAACACACTACTATACTCACTTACAGAAGAGGATTGGGGCCACATGTGAAATCgttttgaaaacaaaagaaaagcaagaattctgagattcaaTTCaggattttagtttttttcttttctttaaaaaacaatattcacatccatccattgtctacttCTACCACCTTTCTTCCTCTAGAACCTGCATCAGAACAAGCGCACATTA encodes:
- the LOC131462869 gene encoding phosphatidylinositol transfer protein alpha isoform-like gives rise to the protein MLITEFRIVLPISVDEYQVGQLYTVAEASKDETGGGDGVEVLINEPYEKDGQKGQYTHKIYYLNSKVPSLIQKLAPKGSLEVHEKAWNAYPYCRTGESLYRHTFWLLIVNNSPLRFKMIEVKDMNGLYVSYSQNAYLGNKFSMTIETWHKADMGEEENVHGLDQTTWDSVVIANIDIGETPQGLKTEFNPANFTSEKTKRGPLTPGWKEKLAQDTECPHMCAYKLVTLEARAPMIQKTVENMIMKAERNLFDKFHKQLFCTIDDWVNLTMEDIRQKEENTKKELDEMRGKDEVRGMTVDG